A stretch of DNA from Juglans microcarpa x Juglans regia isolate MS1-56 chromosome 5D, Jm3101_v1.0, whole genome shotgun sequence:
tttttttttttttttttttttttttttttttttttttctttctttctttattaattcAGGCCCTTCAATGTTATACCATTTGAATACAAAGTTGATCattaaattagatatataaaaaaaatacaggagGGACGTTAGATTTTCTAGTGTttaattcctataatttaaaaatataaaatataaaattacctTTGGACAAAtaccaatataatttttatatttcactATATATGTTATTCAATGGCGTAAGGTCCCAATCCAATTTCAGTAATGCATAATTTTTTCCATACCTTTTCATAGATTCCCATACCTATTCATAATAAAAGGGAATATTTAACATCTATGTATTTGACATGTAGGAGGATCCGAGTGAAATGATGCTAAACTTTCCTGTGGCACGTTGAGGGCATTGAGATACCTTGAGATGGCAATTCAGTGCAAAGAATGAAGGAGGAAACCATGATCTGACTCGGCGCACACATTGGACGAGGCAAAGAAATGTTGTTTTCCCTTACAGATCGGcattttgagttattttttccctttattgATGTAACATtagaatgattttataaaatcaaatcaaatcaaattgaGAAGAGGAGTTTCCAAAAGGCAATCCTTCATGTAATAAATAGGTCCTATAAATGTACATAAAAGACGTAAAAGTTAATTGATAGTGTAGAACGGTGATGATAAATGTTAAATTAGCATATATAGATGAATGAAAGTGGGTATCACCACATCACAAATCGTAATGTTCATCAAGAAATCTAAATATGTTGCAAGTAATATGGAGGTTGCCAGCCTCAACTTTTACTAATTATTGTTTCCcttcaaaacagagcaagttGAAGTGGGTAATATAGAGGATAGTGGTCCATATGCATACAATTTCCATAACTTCCCAGTTCTTGCACTAAGATTCAGAATATTACCATCAATTAGTATACCTCACAATATTTAATTTCCAAGAATCCCAAGATCAAGTACATATCCATGTAGAAAAGTTGATTTTCCAGAATTTGCGTCGTACACGTATAGAAAACAATAACATTTGTTTCCATGCTATCGTCACCTGAACAAAGTAGATGATTGAGCATGTAGACACAGAAAAGTTCAAGACAGTTCAACACCCAGATATTCAAACTCTTCCATTACAAATTTAGAAGTGAAATCTCAATGTGCAATTATCTtctgtttcagtttatgcttaAACTAAGCCATAAACTCGGCAGCACTGTGGACTTCAGTTATCTTCCCCACTAGTTTCAGCTTATATAGAATAAGCTCAGTAGCACTGTGGAAAAAGAAAGATGCAATGTGTGAGCAAATTAATAAATGGAGTAGAAATAAATAATCagctaaatataataaatggaGTAGAAATCATATATGTTTTGACATAAACAACTCATTTCTGGTTCACAACCCTTAGTTATGCACataaaatctccatcaacagaCTTATTTGagaactaaaaaacaaaaacactcgATTGGTATTAGAATAGAAAAAGGGAAGGGAACGATAGCATCAACCTAAGTCTGGCAAAAAAGAGAGTTAAACTAGAGACGAAGTCTAAATcttgaattttttaatgttcTAACAATGAAAGTGATATTAAACCTCTTAACAATGCTGAGGTTGAAACATGAGAGGGCAGTTTAAACAAGGGGGCAAAGTACAATCACAGAAGCCATGAATTAGATGGGAGCCTCCATTGACTCACTCAACAAGCATTGCCAAacttcaatttatatatatagtccaacatatatataagatcagtTTGCACATTAATTTCCATTAATAAATCAGCGCATATATATACCATTTATATGGGTTTACATTCAACATGCCTATGGGTATATGCAAGAAGAACAACCAATTGGCCTTAGGCCTTGGTTGCTGTACATAATAAAGATTAGACAAACTAGAAAACAATGAGACAAAGATGCAATTATTCCAATCCCATACCATACCAGGAATATTTTATGGTCTATATCTCAAATATTCCACTACACAAAGCCATGTCTAGATAAGCTAATGAATTTGTTTATTGCAACAACGCCTTCATTTCTTGCTATAAGAAGGTATGCTCACAGTTATAAGGCAGATTCAGAGGAAGATAACAACCCAAGAATGTTTGAGGAGGTTCAAGGTGGAGAGGGAAGATAAGAAAAGGAAGCACATTTATACCTCGTGTAATCTGACCACGTATACATGTTTGAGGAGCTTCAAGGTGGCAACCTCCCTCTTTCGGCGCACACCATGGCGAACCGCTTGATGCTGCTCTCTCGTGGGGGTGAAATTGCCATGGACGCTTTCTCTGACTCTAGTACTCCTAGCCGTGTGTTTGAGTGCAAGACATGTAATCGGCAATTCCCATCGTTCCAAGCGCTTGGTGGTCACCGAGCAAGTCACAAGAAGCCAAGGTTGATGGGAGGTGACGAAAGTCTTGATTCACAGTCGGATGGCTCCCCAACCAAGCCCAAAACCCACGAGTGCTCTATCTGCGGCCTAGAGTTTGCGATAGGACAGGCTttgggtggtcacattaggagGCATAGGACAACCTTAACTACTGATCATATTCAAAACCAAGTCCATTTCAATCTCAAACAAAACCTGCAGCAGGCCGCTCCTCTAGGCCGTACTAATTCTTCACAAGTACGTATCGTGAAGAAAATGAGTAAAAGTCGGAGAGTCTTGTTTCTGGATCTGAACTTGACACCCTTTGAGAATGACTTGGAGTATCTAAAGCTTGGGAAGGCAGCACCCATGGTTGATTGTTTCTTGTAATTATTGATTATTAAGCTTGCGTATAAGCCATGTGGTAGGTGAGTACTCATGTACTTTCTTCGatctcctttcttcttttcttttttgaacaGTACTGCAAGTACgaatatatttttgttcatttattATAGAATAAAACTCAGAGgtatttttatctatatttattcaactttttacaTTCTTACATGAATGCACATGTTCTTCTATACATATACATTCATATTTAATATCAGAAACTAAAgattccttatatatatatagcagaaaATGCAGAGCATATTCAATTAATGGCTGGataattaaacatgatgaaCAGATGGCAGGTCTTCGATCCATAGTtatcagctatatatatatatatatatatgttgtagcACTAGCACATACATTCACTGAATCCAGAGTTAGATGGAGGAAGCGAGGGGTTAAGGTTTAGACGTACGTTCTAACAAATAGACCACTCTCCGCGCGAGTGGCaggtggaaaaataaaaatttaaggaAATTTTGATCGGTATAATATTctctattcaaatatatatatatatacactcataATTAGGATTAATTGATGATCAATCCTATAGCTAGCTTATATTAATTTGgcatatatacttatatatatacatattgaatattttaatttattattcgattttgcgcatatatatatatgatcatgatcaaatcgatcaattttgtttaattataatcAGACTAAATTAATGACTATATATCACCccattaaaattacaaaacaaaaagatggGGCACCGGACTTTGATCATGATGTAACGTACGTATAATCTACTGTCGTACGTCCACGACACAGCTTCCATATAAAAATCAGGCAATTTTTTCCCAAGTCATGACTCTAGAGTACTTGGCAGAGCATGTTATCACCAAGAATAAAGAAGCAGCTTATACCACCACACCATTTATAATGGGATTACATTCAACATGCCCATGGGGAGTTGCAAGAAGAACAACCAACTGGCCTCAGCCCTTGGTTGCTATACATAATAAACATCAGACAAACAATCACTAcctattttcatttattattcaaaatataccTTAGACTAAAATATAAGTTGGTAACGCAGGCAATATGtgaattttagtaattttgagtggaaaatgttaaatactTGTTAGccgaaaattaaaaaaataaataaatccatgtGATGTTTGAAACGTAGGATGCAACCCACGGATATTTTTACAACATACCAGCTAGGTTCCTAGTACTTTTGGTCAATGTAAATTCATCCACTTGGACCGTTTGTGATGagctaattatttatttgtctcCTGTATGACCATGAAACGTGTGGAGATGAGGGTGCATATTCATTTGGGACCTGGATTATGGTTTTCATGCTCTCCAATCATTACTTAAAGTTGCTGATTTCACATGttagtatatctatatatatgtcattgtTTGGGGTTGCGGTCAAAACATAGCAACCACTTCAAGTTGTGAGAACCATCTAGGAAATATGGAAGATAGCATTGACTAAATTAACTATTGCTTGGTCACCCAAAACAACATTCGCCAAACCTCCCAAAActccaaattaattataaatcagCATCTAAAAACTGATCAAAACCCATCCTTTAGCATCAAAAAGTTCCTAATGTAGATAAAGCACTGTAATTTGTAACAGATTCACAATCAATTTAAACTagtatatgaatatttaagccTCCAATGACTTTACCTTTCACTTGCAactgaaccaaaaaaaaaagctaaatgCATATACCCAAAACAGAGAGAAATAGACATgaaatgaatgagagaaataCCACACAGATTGAAAGGAGAGGAGATAGCTTGCTGAAATAGGTACCGAGTGGAGAAGCCGTGCGCGTCGGTGGGACACGATTGGGCAGcctatagagagagagggactgagtgaaagttagagagagagagagagagagagagagagagagggacggTGAATTGATTGTGCGAGAGACTGATGAGACTTATCGGCTAGGCGAGGAGGCGACACCATGCAGCAGGGAAGTCAATCTGTCACAGAGAAGAATCGACTAAGGTGGAGATCGATGCGGCACACGACGTTGTTTTGTCAGACCTT
This window harbors:
- the LOC121265651 gene encoding zinc finger protein ZAT11-like, yielding MFEELQGGNLPLSAHTMANRLMLLSRGGEIAMDAFSDSSTPSRVFECKTCNRQFPSFQALGGHRASHKKPRLMGGDESLDSQSDGSPTKPKTHECSICGLEFAIGQALGGHIRRHRTTLTTDHIQNQVHFNLKQNLQQAAPLGRTNSSQVRIVKKMSKSRRVLFLDLNLTPFENDLEYLKLGKAAPMVDCFL